A stretch of Vicinamibacterales bacterium DNA encodes these proteins:
- a CDS encoding trypsin-like peptidase domain-containing protein, with protein MIRRLILIVVFVSCGFAAGMVLTGRMRTAEEAGAAAPPAAPAAQQAAPTGPPTVAGLPDLSSVASRAIPSVMNITSLNVVRQPNSPMMSDPLFRYFFGDDIYAPRNRVAQSLGSGVVVSSDGYIMTNNHVIGSSNAQVSVVLPDRRELRARIIGVDEATDIALLKVDARGLPVLPWGDSSKLRVAEWVLAIGNPFQLNQTVTLGIVSALGRNVGINVYEDFIQTDAAINPGNSGGALINARGELVGINTAIFSETGGYQGIGFAVPSNLARHVMDDLLKHGEVQRGTIPGISIANLTTQIAEQLGAPNTRGALVNQISPRAEAYQAGLRADDIITSFNGRTVEDASALMRMLADSKVGTAARLEILRESRRLEVTVPITRSRSTRGR; from the coding sequence ATGATCCGACGGCTCATCCTCATCGTCGTGTTCGTGAGCTGCGGCTTCGCCGCGGGCATGGTGCTGACCGGGCGGATGCGCACGGCGGAAGAGGCCGGCGCCGCGGCGCCTCCCGCCGCCCCCGCGGCACAGCAGGCCGCTCCCACGGGGCCGCCGACCGTCGCCGGGCTGCCGGATCTGTCGAGCGTCGCCAGCCGCGCGATTCCGAGCGTGATGAACATCACCTCGCTGAACGTGGTCCGCCAGCCCAACTCGCCGATGATGTCGGATCCGCTCTTCCGCTACTTCTTCGGCGACGACATCTACGCGCCGCGCAACCGCGTCGCACAGAGTCTGGGCTCCGGGGTGGTGGTGTCGAGCGACGGCTACATCATGACCAACAACCACGTCATCGGCAGCAGCAACGCGCAGGTGTCGGTGGTGCTGCCGGATCGCCGCGAGCTGCGCGCCAGGATCATCGGCGTCGACGAAGCGACCGACATCGCGCTGCTCAAGGTCGACGCGCGCGGGCTGCCGGTACTGCCGTGGGGCGATTCATCGAAGCTCCGCGTGGCCGAGTGGGTGCTCGCCATCGGCAATCCGTTCCAGTTGAACCAGACCGTCACGCTCGGCATCGTCAGCGCGCTGGGCCGGAACGTCGGCATCAACGTCTACGAGGATTTCATCCAGACCGACGCGGCGATCAACCCCGGCAACTCCGGCGGCGCGCTGATCAACGCCCGCGGCGAGCTGGTCGGGATCAATACCGCCATCTTCAGCGAGACCGGCGGCTACCAGGGGATCGGCTTCGCCGTGCCGAGCAATCTGGCGCGGCACGTGATGGACGACCTGCTGAAGCACGGCGAAGTGCAGCGCGGCACGATCCCGGGCATCAGCATCGCCAACCTCACCACCCAGATCGCCGAGCAGCTGGGCGCGCCGAACACGCGCGGCGCCCTCGTGAATCAGATCTCACCGCGGGCCGAAGCCTACCAGGCGGGCCTGCGCGCCGACGACATCATCACCTCGTTCAACGGCCGTACGGTCGAAGACGCGTCGGCGCTGATGCGGATGCTCGCGGACTCGAAGGTCGGCACCGCCGCCCGGCTCGAGATCCTGCGCGAGAGCCGGCGGCTGGAAGTCACCGTGCCGATCACACGCTCGCGTTCGACCCGCGGGCGCTGA
- a CDS encoding Hsp20/alpha crystallin family protein, with translation MPCDPLRDLRAWQERLERLAAQHGTAWAPPIDVYETEDRYVVTAEVPGIPRDSIDVAVQDNHLRLRGTRVEGSGAPGEDASHFHQMERGYGSFERTFRFAEPVATDQIGADLRDGVLTITLPKAASPPRRIEVK, from the coding sequence ATGCCATGCGATCCCCTGCGCGACCTGCGCGCCTGGCAGGAGCGGCTGGAGCGCCTCGCCGCCCAGCACGGGACGGCGTGGGCGCCGCCGATTGACGTCTACGAAACCGAAGACCGCTACGTCGTCACCGCCGAAGTGCCCGGCATTCCGCGGGACAGCATCGACGTCGCCGTCCAGGACAATCACCTGCGGCTGCGCGGCACGCGGGTGGAGGGATCCGGCGCGCCCGGGGAGGACGCGTCGCACTTCCATCAGATGGAGCGCGGCTACGGCTCGTTCGAGCGGACGTTCCGGTTCGCCGAACCGGTGGCGACGGACCAGATCGGCGCCGACCTGCGGGACGGCGTCCTGACCATCACGCTGCCCAAGGCGGCCTCGCCGCCCAGGCGCATCGAGGTCAAGTGA
- a CDS encoding CDP-alcohol phosphatidyltransferase family protein: MTFTGLVGRICMLPLRAIIAACVALRIHPNVLTFVGVLINSWAAVHLAHGQFVTAGFIMLVANIFDFIDGKVAQQTGLISKFGGFWDSVIDRFSDIALFIGPIYLYSRMGRTDYALIASLAMMFALMTSYTRARAESLIAKCKVGFMERPERIVLFMIGAFTNRMGAVMWVILILSIFSVADRVILTYRVLERGTEERPQAITRAPLPVRMLWNGFFWTFERATWQYDVMVIVILAFVWLTPPDWLRDPMAHGLGPLGWFA; encoded by the coding sequence ATGACCTTCACCGGCCTCGTCGGACGGATCTGCATGCTCCCGCTGCGGGCGATCATCGCCGCGTGCGTGGCGCTGCGCATCCACCCGAACGTCCTGACCTTCGTCGGCGTGCTCATCAATTCCTGGGCCGCCGTGCACCTCGCCCACGGCCAGTTCGTGACCGCCGGCTTCATCATGCTCGTCGCCAACATCTTCGACTTCATCGACGGCAAGGTCGCGCAGCAGACCGGACTCATCAGCAAGTTCGGCGGCTTCTGGGACTCGGTGATCGATCGCTTCTCCGACATCGCGCTGTTCATCGGGCCGATCTACCTCTACTCGCGGATGGGGCGCACCGACTACGCGCTGATCGCGTCGCTGGCGATGATGTTCGCGCTGATGACCAGCTACACCCGGGCCCGGGCCGAGTCGCTGATCGCCAAGTGCAAGGTCGGCTTCATGGAGCGCCCCGAGCGGATCGTGCTCTTCATGATCGGCGCCTTCACCAACCGCATGGGCGCGGTGATGTGGGTGATTCTGATCCTGTCGATCTTCTCGGTCGCCGATCGCGTGATCCTGACCTACCGGGTGCTCGAGCGCGGCACGGAGGAGCGGCCGCAGGCGATCACGCGCGCCCCGCTGCCGGTCCGCATGCTGTGGAACGGCTTCTTCTGGACCTTCGAACGCGCGACCTGGCAGTACGACGTGATGGTGATCGTCATCCTGGCGTTCGTCTGGCTCACCCCGCCCGACTGGCTGCGCGACCCGATGGCGCACGGGCTCGGGCCGCTGGGCTGGTTTGCCTGA
- a CDS encoding site-2 protease family protein, whose translation MNIDPLAAAIGFGVLLISLTIHEAAHAWTADKLGDPTARMLGRVSLNPLVHIDWLGTVVLPIIAAISGLPLIGWAKPVPVNMRNLANPRRDFMIVAAAGPISNLLQAIAGAIVLRAIFTGQPGPAVSVLTDVVWINLLLAFFNLIPLPPLDGGNVVLGLLPARLAMAYDGLRNYGFVILYALMLTGAASAIMLPPTLFFARILLP comes from the coding sequence TTGAATATCGATCCACTCGCCGCGGCCATCGGCTTCGGCGTGCTCCTGATTTCGCTGACGATCCACGAGGCCGCGCACGCGTGGACCGCCGACAAGCTCGGCGATCCGACCGCGCGGATGCTCGGCCGCGTCTCGCTCAACCCGCTGGTGCACATCGACTGGCTCGGCACGGTCGTGCTGCCGATCATCGCGGCGATCAGCGGCTTGCCGCTCATCGGCTGGGCGAAGCCGGTCCCGGTGAACATGCGCAACCTGGCGAATCCCCGCCGCGACTTCATGATCGTCGCCGCCGCCGGGCCGATCAGCAACCTGCTCCAGGCGATTGCCGGCGCGATCGTGCTGCGGGCCATCTTCACGGGCCAGCCGGGTCCGGCGGTGTCGGTGCTGACCGACGTGGTGTGGATCAACCTGCTGCTCGCGTTCTTCAACCTGATTCCGCTGCCGCCGCTGGACGGCGGCAACGTCGTGCTGGGGCTGCTGCCGGCGCGGCTGGCGATGGCGTACGACGGGCTGCGCAACTACGGCTTCGTGATTCTGTACGCCCTGATGCTGACCGGCGCGGCGAGCGCGATCATGCTGCCGCCGACGCTCTTCTTCGCGAGGATTCTGCTTCCGTGA
- a CDS encoding DNA-3-methyladenine glycosylase, producing MPPLRRSFYDRPTLDVARDLIGKVLVHETRAGLASGVIVEAEAYIGESDPACHAAPGPTRRNAPLYGPPGIAYVYLNYGIHYLVNAVTEAEGWPAAVLIRALEPKDGIPLMRRRRAAGGSRPGPAIAVDDLCRGPGNLTKALGIDLRHNLLDLTRGALRIEDHKLPARPVVWSRRIGINVGVEHEWRVTAGDSSAVSGRRDAKRGLPIPDGRDSGT from the coding sequence GTGCCGCCGCTTCGGCGTTCGTTCTATGACCGCCCGACGCTCGACGTCGCGCGGGATCTCATCGGCAAAGTGCTCGTGCACGAGACCCGCGCCGGCCTGGCGTCCGGCGTGATCGTCGAGGCGGAAGCGTACATCGGCGAGAGCGATCCGGCGTGCCATGCGGCGCCCGGCCCGACCCGGCGCAACGCGCCGCTCTACGGTCCGCCCGGCATCGCCTACGTGTATCTGAACTACGGCATCCATTACCTGGTCAACGCCGTCACCGAGGCGGAGGGGTGGCCGGCGGCGGTGCTGATCCGCGCGCTCGAGCCGAAGGACGGCATTCCGCTGATGCGCCGGCGGCGCGCCGCCGGAGGATCCAGGCCGGGGCCGGCGATCGCCGTCGACGATCTCTGCCGCGGTCCTGGCAATCTGACAAAAGCGCTGGGCATCGACCTGCGGCACAACCTCCTCGACCTCACGCGCGGCGCCCTGCGGATCGAAGATCACAAACTGCCGGCGCGGCCGGTCGTGTGGAGCCGCCGCATCGGCATCAACGTCGGCGTCGAGCACGAGTGGCGCGTCACGGCGGGAGACAGCAGCGCCGTGTCGGGCCGGCGCGACGCGAAGCGCGGCCTCCCGATCCCGGACGGGCGCGACTCGGGCACATAG
- a CDS encoding HEAT repeat domain-containing protein, with protein sequence MHKIASFAVAICLSAGVSAAQQLRFDDVVRNLRNPDPKTRLSAIHLLRDAKYPEAIGPIAALVTDPVDEIQLEAIAAELSFFLERDMKSKRMVGFVIEKRRSGLARGAFDLGPYAVWPRPAPPELIAALLQAVDDESDKVRTEAIYAVGVIGRSPLAADHVARLTKALDHYDPAVRAGAARVIARLEVADTGEALLKAVNDSQADVRYASIRALGAIGEQRAITALAEQLAYYKKGEGAWSALEALARIGAPASVPLFRERLQDKDAYIRRAAIEGIGRAGDAQSIEALERAATADESPMVRLAAAFALQKLGRNYGARIVDLMANEKVIAQAQDYLVELGAPMTVTLTPRLQEPDPNVREAVADVLGAIGDASAIPALQAAAKDRDASVASAAKRALARLRGAE encoded by the coding sequence ATGCACAAAATTGCATCGTTCGCAGTTGCGATCTGTCTTTCCGCAGGTGTATCCGCCGCCCAGCAGCTTCGGTTCGACGACGTCGTGCGCAACCTGCGCAATCCGGATCCGAAGACGCGGCTGAGCGCCATCCACCTCCTCCGTGACGCGAAGTATCCCGAAGCGATCGGCCCGATCGCGGCGCTCGTGACCGATCCGGTCGACGAGATCCAGCTCGAGGCAATCGCGGCGGAGCTGTCCTTCTTCCTCGAGCGGGACATGAAGTCGAAGCGGATGGTCGGCTTCGTGATCGAGAAGCGGCGCTCGGGGCTGGCACGCGGCGCCTTCGACCTCGGCCCGTACGCCGTCTGGCCGCGGCCCGCGCCGCCCGAGCTGATCGCGGCGCTGCTGCAGGCGGTGGACGACGAGAGCGACAAGGTGCGGACCGAGGCGATCTACGCCGTCGGGGTGATCGGACGGTCGCCGCTGGCCGCGGATCACGTCGCCCGGCTCACCAAGGCGCTGGATCACTACGATCCGGCGGTCCGCGCCGGCGCGGCGCGGGTGATCGCCCGGCTCGAAGTTGCGGACACCGGCGAGGCGCTGCTCAAGGCGGTGAACGACTCGCAGGCGGACGTCCGCTACGCCTCGATTCGCGCGCTCGGCGCGATCGGCGAGCAGCGCGCGATCACGGCGCTTGCCGAGCAGCTCGCGTACTACAAGAAGGGGGAAGGGGCCTGGTCGGCGCTCGAGGCGCTGGCGCGCATCGGCGCGCCGGCGAGCGTGCCGCTGTTCCGCGAGCGGCTGCAGGACAAGGACGCCTACATCCGCCGCGCGGCGATCGAAGGGATCGGCCGCGCCGGCGACGCCCAGTCGATCGAGGCGCTCGAGCGCGCCGCCACCGCCGACGAATCCCCGATGGTGCGGCTGGCCGCGGCGTTCGCGCTGCAGAAGCTCGGGCGCAATTACGGCGCGCGGATCGTCGATCTGATGGCCAACGAGAAGGTGATCGCGCAGGCGCAGGACTACCTCGTCGAGCTCGGCGCGCCGATGACGGTGACGCTGACGCCGCGGCTGCAGGAGCCCGATCCCAACGTCCGCGAAGCCGTCGCCGACGTCCTCGGCGCGATCGGCGACGCCTCGGCGATTCCGGCGCTGCAGGCCGCGGCCAAGGATCGCGACGCGTCGGTCGCCTCGGCGGCAAAGCGGGCGCTCGCCCGGCTTCGCGGCGCCGAGTAG
- the trpS gene encoding tryptophan--tRNA ligase, which produces MKARVVSGMRPTGQLHLGHLVGALSNWVPLQDKYDCFYFVADWHALTSEYADTSRVVDSGCEMVADWIAAGLDPEKSTFFVQSLVPEHAELFLLLSMVTPVSWLERVPTYKEQQEDLKDRDLSTIGFLGYPLLQTADVSMYDAKFVPVGEDQVAHLELSREVVRRFNNVFGDTLVEPQPLLTRVSRLPGIDGDKKMSKSIGNTIHLSDDAETVTKRVRMMYTDPKRVRADIPGTVEGNPVFIYHDTFNPDTAEVDDLKERYRTGKVGDVEVKVKLAKALNAHLEPIRERRRDVLARPGAVKEILHEGSKKARVTARETMERVRAAVKLRY; this is translated from the coding sequence GTGAAAGCGCGCGTCGTCTCGGGCATGCGGCCCACCGGCCAGCTGCATCTCGGTCATCTCGTCGGGGCGCTGAGCAACTGGGTCCCGCTGCAGGACAAGTACGACTGCTTCTACTTCGTCGCCGACTGGCACGCGCTGACCAGCGAGTACGCCGACACCAGCCGGGTCGTGGACAGCGGCTGCGAGATGGTGGCGGACTGGATCGCCGCCGGCCTCGATCCGGAGAAGAGCACGTTCTTCGTGCAGTCGCTCGTTCCCGAGCACGCCGAACTGTTCCTGCTGTTGTCGATGGTGACGCCGGTCTCGTGGCTCGAGCGCGTGCCGACCTACAAGGAGCAGCAGGAGGATCTCAAGGACCGCGATCTGTCGACGATCGGCTTCCTCGGGTATCCGCTGCTGCAGACCGCGGACGTGTCGATGTACGACGCGAAGTTCGTGCCGGTGGGGGAGGACCAGGTCGCGCACCTCGAGCTGTCGCGCGAAGTCGTCCGCCGGTTCAACAACGTGTTCGGCGACACGCTCGTCGAGCCGCAGCCGCTGCTCACCAGGGTGTCCCGTCTGCCGGGCATCGACGGCGACAAGAAGATGAGCAAGAGCATCGGCAACACCATCCACTTGTCGGACGATGCCGAGACGGTCACCAAACGCGTCCGGATGATGTACACCGATCCCAAGCGCGTGCGCGCCGACATTCCCGGCACCGTCGAAGGGAACCCGGTCTTCATCTATCACGACACGTTCAATCCCGACACCGCGGAAGTGGACGATCTGAAAGAGCGCTACCGCACCGGCAAGGTCGGCGACGTCGAGGTCAAGGTGAAGCTCGCCAAAGCGCTCAACGCCCATCTCGAGCCGATCCGGGAGCGCCGCCGGGACGTGCTCGCCCGGCCCGGCGCGGTCAAGGAAATTCTGCACGAAGGCTCGAAGAAGGCGCGGGTCACGGCTCGTGAGACCATGGAGCGCGTCCGCGCGGCGGTGAAGCTGAGGTACTAG
- a CDS encoding polyphosphate kinase 2 family protein — translation MNDRQFRALAKPYIVREGRRFRLKEFDPQGPGRAAAHQGAKKFLKKSVEVLSELQEKLYAQDRWGVLLIFQAMDAAGKDSAIKHVMSGIDPKGCQVYSFKSPSSEELDHDFMWRTSKCLPERGRIGIFNRSYYEETLVVRVHPEFLGRQKLPTELITPRIWRERFQDINAFERYLARNGFVIRKFFLNVSRAEQRRRFLERLERPEKNWKFSMGDLAERSRWRSYMTAYEETIRATATPHAPWVVIPGDDKKFARTVVAAAVIDALNGLNLQFPTLDAEQQQELTRARRLLRQESRRTKS, via the coding sequence ATGAACGATCGCCAGTTTCGCGCGCTCGCCAAACCCTACATCGTCCGCGAAGGACGGCGCTTTCGCCTGAAAGAGTTCGACCCGCAGGGTCCCGGACGCGCGGCCGCCCACCAGGGCGCGAAGAAGTTCCTCAAGAAGAGCGTCGAGGTGCTGTCGGAACTGCAGGAGAAGTTGTACGCGCAGGATCGCTGGGGCGTGCTCCTCATCTTCCAGGCGATGGACGCGGCGGGGAAGGACAGCGCCATCAAGCACGTGATGTCGGGGATCGATCCGAAGGGCTGCCAGGTCTACTCGTTCAAGAGCCCGTCGAGCGAAGAGCTCGATCACGACTTCATGTGGCGGACGTCGAAGTGCCTGCCCGAGCGCGGACGGATCGGCATCTTCAACCGGTCCTACTACGAGGAAACGCTGGTGGTGCGCGTCCACCCCGAGTTCCTCGGCCGCCAGAAGCTGCCGACCGAGCTGATCACCCCGCGGATCTGGCGCGAGCGGTTCCAGGACATCAACGCCTTCGAGCGCTACCTGGCGCGCAACGGGTTCGTCATCCGCAAGTTCTTCCTCAACGTCTCGCGCGCCGAGCAGCGCCGCCGGTTCCTCGAGCGGCTGGAGCGGCCCGAGAAGAACTGGAAGTTCTCCATGGGCGACCTGGCGGAGCGGTCGCGCTGGCGTTCGTACATGACCGCCTACGAGGAGACGATCCGCGCCACCGCGACCCCGCACGCCCCCTGGGTGGTCATTCCCGGCGACGACAAGAAGTTCGCCCGGACGGTGGTCGCGGCCGCGGTGATCGACGCCTTGAACGGGCTGAACCTCCAGTTTCCGACGCTCGACGCCGAGCAGCAGCAGGAGCTGACGCGGGCGCGGCGCCTGCTGCGGCAGGAATCGCGTCGTACAAAGTCTTGA
- the uvrC gene encoding excinuclease ABC subunit UvrC, whose protein sequence is MPIQDLKSRIARLPEQPGVYLYFNEAGETLYVGKAKVLRDRVRSYLGAQGMSPRHDALLEEASRLEFIVTDSVVEALALENHLIKQRAPRYNILLRDDKNYPYLQLTTGEAFPRVLIARSVEKDDHYYAGPFMPAKLGRRTMALTHRLFGIRSCNEVITGDRARPCLEYDIRRCIAPCVREICSEETYAVAVQDTKLFLEGRNDELIAQLRQRMSDAAAAERFEQAAQLRDALRTIETVQQRQQKMTGTSLGDRDAFGIKVGPAGAVVQVFQVRGGKVVERVELASASLGGFRLQTDGPAAAAESDILQAALEQFYTEHPAPPEIHLPIPLSEPETELIEAWLTDRAEHRVRIIVPKRGEKRGLLDLAARNAQVAYQTRFNENVAAHYDALETLRAVLTLPAIPRRIECFDISTIQGSETVASMVVCEDGRMKRSEYRKFRIRGSRGEGRGSENPEIVPRSSSLDPRILDDFASMQEVVSRRYRKVLENGGPFPDLILIDGGKGQLSAAYAALEALGLANLVAVGIAKKEELIFTRDRVDPIAFDPASPALLLIQRIRDEAHRFAITFHRQARGRRDLRSALDDIAGIGPRRRKALLTAFGSVAGVRRATREDLIAVVGARCADQVLAHFAGQT, encoded by the coding sequence ATGCCGATCCAAGACCTCAAGAGCAGGATTGCGCGGCTGCCCGAGCAGCCCGGGGTCTACCTCTATTTCAACGAGGCCGGGGAGACGCTGTACGTCGGCAAGGCGAAAGTCCTCCGGGACCGGGTGCGCAGCTATCTCGGCGCCCAGGGGATGAGCCCGCGGCACGACGCGCTGCTCGAGGAAGCGTCACGCCTCGAGTTCATCGTCACCGACTCGGTGGTCGAGGCGCTGGCGCTCGAGAACCATCTCATCAAGCAGCGCGCGCCGCGCTACAACATCCTGCTGCGCGACGACAAGAACTACCCCTACCTGCAGCTCACCACCGGCGAGGCCTTCCCGCGGGTGTTGATCGCGCGCAGCGTCGAGAAGGACGACCACTACTATGCCGGCCCCTTCATGCCGGCGAAGCTCGGGCGGCGGACGATGGCGCTGACCCACCGGCTGTTCGGCATCCGCTCGTGCAACGAGGTGATCACCGGCGATCGCGCGCGCCCGTGCCTCGAATACGACATCCGCCGCTGCATCGCGCCGTGCGTGCGCGAGATCTGCAGCGAGGAGACCTATGCGGTGGCGGTGCAGGACACGAAGCTGTTCCTCGAAGGGCGGAACGACGAGCTGATCGCTCAGCTGCGGCAGCGGATGAGCGACGCGGCCGCCGCCGAGCGCTTCGAGCAGGCGGCGCAGCTCCGCGACGCGCTGCGCACGATCGAAACGGTGCAGCAGCGGCAGCAGAAGATGACCGGCACGAGTCTGGGGGACCGCGACGCCTTCGGCATCAAGGTGGGGCCCGCCGGCGCGGTGGTACAGGTGTTCCAGGTCCGCGGCGGAAAAGTGGTCGAGCGTGTCGAACTCGCGTCCGCATCTCTCGGCGGCTTCCGTCTGCAGACGGACGGCCCGGCGGCCGCGGCGGAATCCGACATCCTCCAGGCTGCGCTCGAGCAGTTCTATACCGAACATCCCGCGCCGCCCGAGATCCACCTGCCGATCCCGCTGAGCGAGCCGGAGACGGAGCTGATCGAAGCGTGGCTGACGGATCGAGCCGAGCATCGCGTCCGGATCATCGTCCCGAAACGGGGCGAGAAGCGCGGCCTGCTGGATCTCGCGGCCCGCAACGCCCAGGTCGCCTACCAGACGCGCTTCAACGAGAACGTCGCCGCGCACTACGACGCGCTCGAGACCCTGCGCGCCGTCCTGACCCTGCCGGCGATTCCGCGCCGCATCGAGTGCTTCGACATCTCCACCATCCAGGGCAGCGAGACGGTGGCGTCGATGGTGGTGTGCGAAGACGGCCGGATGAAGCGATCCGAGTACCGCAAGTTCCGGATTCGAGGGTCGAGGGGCGAGGGTCGAGGGTCGGAAAACCCGGAGATCGTTCCTCGCTCCTCGAGCCTCGACCCTCGCATTCTCGACGACTTCGCCTCCATGCAGGAGGTCGTCTCCCGGCGCTATCGCAAGGTGCTGGAGAACGGCGGTCCGTTCCCCGATCTGATCCTGATCGACGGCGGCAAGGGGCAGTTGTCGGCCGCGTATGCGGCCCTCGAAGCGCTCGGACTGGCCAACCTGGTCGCGGTCGGCATCGCCAAGAAGGAGGAGCTGATCTTCACGCGCGACCGCGTCGATCCGATTGCCTTCGATCCGGCCAGCCCGGCGCTCCTGCTGATTCAGCGCATCCGGGACGAGGCCCACCGCTTCGCGATCACGTTCCACCGGCAGGCGCGCGGCCGGCGCGACCTGCGGTCGGCGCTGGACGACATCGCCGGCATCGGGCCGCGCCGCCGCAAGGCGCTGCTCACGGCCTTCGGCAGCGTCGCCGGCGTGCGCCGCGCCACGCGCGAGGATCTGATCGCCGTCGTCGGCGCCAGGTGCGCCGACCAGGTGCTCGCCCATTTTGCCGGACAGACCTGA
- the efp gene encoding elongation factor P: protein MASVQATRLKKGMLIKIGNDLFRVLDLQHFTPGNKRGFVQARMRNIRTGQQADNKFRAEEDVERAILDEKQMQYLYRDGDSFHFMDTNTYDQIHLDLEVLGDNANYIVPDAIITMEFYGDEPVGIELPISVDLKVVDTTPGINRATASAQVKPATLETGLVVQVPPHVNIGDVIRVGTVDGEYQKKV, encoded by the coding sequence ATGGCTTCAGTTCAAGCGACGCGCCTCAAGAAGGGCATGCTCATCAAGATCGGCAACGACCTCTTCCGGGTGCTCGATCTCCAGCATTTCACCCCGGGCAACAAGCGCGGCTTCGTGCAGGCCCGGATGCGCAACATCCGGACCGGGCAGCAGGCCGACAACAAGTTCCGCGCCGAAGAGGACGTCGAACGGGCAATCCTCGACGAGAAGCAGATGCAGTACCTGTATCGCGACGGCGATTCGTTCCATTTCATGGACACGAACACCTACGATCAGATCCATCTCGACCTCGAGGTGCTCGGCGACAACGCCAACTACATCGTCCCCGACGCGATCATCACGATGGAGTTCTACGGCGATGAGCCGGTCGGCATCGAACTGCCGATCAGCGTCGACCTGAAGGTGGTCGACACCACCCCGGGCATCAACCGCGCCACGGCGAGCGCCCAGGTGAAGCCGGCCACGCTCGAGACCGGCCTGGTCGTGCAGGTTCCGCCCCACGTGAACATCGGCGACGTGATTCGCGTCGGCACGGTGGACGGGGAGTATCAGAAGAAGGTGTAG
- a CDS encoding thymidine kinase: MDVAHRAGAGWIEVVTGSMFSGKSEELIRRLRRAQIAKRKVQIFKPKIDNRYSDGHITSHSAMQIQAENVSKARDLLTRVRPDTEVVGIDEGQFFDAELPAVCTALADQGKRVIVAGLDQDYLGKPFEPMPQLLAIAEYITKTLAICMVCGAPANHTQRLIASSERVLVGAQGAYEARCRHCFDPRLGQ; this comes from the coding sequence ATGGACGTAGCACACAGGGCGGGCGCCGGCTGGATTGAGGTCGTGACCGGATCGATGTTCAGCGGCAAGAGCGAGGAGCTGATCAGGCGGCTGCGGCGGGCGCAGATCGCGAAACGCAAGGTCCAGATCTTCAAGCCGAAGATCGACAACCGCTACAGCGACGGCCACATCACGTCGCACAGCGCCATGCAGATCCAGGCCGAGAACGTGAGCAAGGCGCGCGATCTGCTCACCCGGGTGCGGCCGGACACGGAGGTCGTCGGGATCGATGAAGGGCAGTTCTTCGACGCCGAGCTGCCCGCGGTCTGCACGGCCCTGGCGGATCAGGGCAAGCGCGTCATCGTGGCGGGGCTCGATCAGGACTACCTCGGCAAGCCGTTCGAGCCGATGCCGCAGCTGCTCGCCATCGCGGAATACATCACCAAGACGCTGGCCATCTGCATGGTGTGCGGTGCGCCGGCCAACCACACGCAGCGCCTCATCGCCAGCAGCGAGCGGGTGCTGGTCGGCGCTCAGGGCGCCTACGAAGCCCGCTGCCGGCACTGCTTCGATCCGCGCCTGGGGCAGTGA